From a single Brassica napus cultivar Da-Ae chromosome C9, Da-Ae, whole genome shotgun sequence genomic region:
- the LOC106446059 gene encoding CDK5RAP3-like protein, with protein sequence MQRQDDVRNLPIDITFSRLGEWLVDRKRIPADWRKKVAAIRVKISKEFSSLPKDIDPYFQTLDPDVIGYLEAKKIYEILLKTTPESRNIFGRLSGASGVWEAIVRAFEKDHIYLGEAAQIIIQNVNYEIPYLKKQVQKVQQQMSELDRKEADIKRSVALSATKYEEACRELGLQGNNVRRELLETANSLPTTFAKILEVINSESVSAAMEYYSAYVKDVHTEKDKPLRVVLENLKDIRKNPPSLSVLGAFEALDGDNVQSSENANGTDVAADSIDWDITLDTAEIDWDVSMVEDVDSGNDLGSYEIVNASDIPENKVEGGPEVDVSEISWDVSVETPQVEEIADSSPLESGQEKQIQSTDQVLGSGEERSQLLETEYRNKILDDLYEVKAFLNQRLIELRNEDTLSLQHHVQAVAPLVLQQYSPEIIEPMVVDISMAISLLTNKKTRDLVMILNSKRFLDRLVSELEEKKHREVKLKESLKDVGRRRMELQNSLSSIWPKQEAALVKTRALKELCETSLSSIFEGRPVNIRGEINTLLNAGVSA encoded by the exons ATGCAGAGGCAAGACGATGTTCGTAATCTTCCCATTGACATCACCTTCTCTCGTCTCGGCG AATGGTTGGTGGATCGGAAGAGAATCCCTGCGGATTGGAGGAAGAAAGTGGCTGCGATCAGGGTCAAAATCTCGAAAGAGTTCTCGTCTTTGCCTAAAGACATCGATCCTTACTTTCAAACCCTAGATCCTGATG TGATTGGTTACTTGGAGGCTAAAAAGATATATGAGATTCTCCTCAAGACAACTCCTGAGAGCCGCAACATCTTTGGTCGTCTTTCGGGTGCTTCT GGAGTCTGGGAAGCAATCGTTCGTGCGTTTGAAAAAGATCACATTTATCTGGGGGAGGCAGCTCAGATCATTATTCAGAATGTCAATTACGAAAT cccATATCTGAAGAAGCAAGTGCAAAAGGTTCAGCAGCAGATGTCGGAGCTTGATCGTAAAGAAGCTGATATCAAAAGAAGCGTTGCACTCTCAGCTACCAAGTACGAGGAAGCTTGCCGAGAGCTTGGCTTGCAG GGAAACAATGTGAGGCGTGAACTCTTGGAGACTGCAAATTCACTTCCAACCACCTTTGCTAAGATTCTGGAAGTTATCAACAGTGAGTCAGTATCAGCGGCAATGGAGTACTACTCTGCCTATGTTAAAGATGTTCATACTGAGAAAGAT AAGCCTTTGAGGGTTGTCCTAGAGAATTTGAAAGACATTCGCAAAAATCCACCATCGCTAAGTGTTTTAGGAGCCTTTGAAGCTCTTGATGGTGATAATGTTCAGTCATCTGAGAATGCAAACGGTACAGACGTCGCTGCAGACAGCATTGATTGGGATATTACGCTTGACACTGCTGAGATTGATTGGGATGTTAGTATGGTGGAAGACGTCGATAGTGGAAATGATCTAGGTTCGTATGAAATCGTCAATGCTAGTGATATTCCCGAGAATAAAGTGGAAGGAGGCCCTGAGGTTGATGTTTCTGAGATTTCTTGGGATGTAAGCGTTGAGACACCTCAGGTTGAAGAGATAGCTGATTCGTCTCCGCTAGAGTCAGGCCAGGAGAAGCAGATACAGTCCACAGATCAAGTCCTGGGGAGTGGAGAAGAGAGGAGCCAGCTGTTGGAGACGGAGTATAGGAACAAGATCCTTGATGATTTGTATGAG GTAAAGGCGTTTTTGAACCAGCGATTGATAGAACTAAGAAACGAGGATACTCTGTCCCTGCAACACCATGTGCAAGCAGTTGCGCCCTTGGTTCTTCAGCAGTATTCTCCTGAAATCATTGAGCCAATGGTGGTTGATATCTCCATGGCCATCTCATTGCtaacaaacaagaaaactagAGATCTGGTCATGATTCTCAACTCCAAAAG ATTCCTAGATAGGCTTGTGTCGGAGCTGGAGGAGAAGAAGCACCGTGAAGTGAAGTTAAAAGAGAGCTTGAAAGATGTGGGTAGGAGACGCATGGAACTTcagaactctctctcttctATATGGCCAAAACAG GAAGCTGCGCTTGTGAAAACAAGAGCACTGAAGGAACTATGTGAGACAAGTCTATCTTCCATATTTGAGGGCAGGCCTGTGAATATAAGAGGAGAGATCAATACTCTGTTGAACGCTGGGGTTTCTGCTTAG
- the LOC106446052 gene encoding protein STRUBBELIG-RECEPTOR FAMILY 2 isoform X1: MTIKRQWRRLAAVMLTAMLFALAETDTDPLEVSALQDVYKSLNAPPQLRGWKLEGGDPCGEVWMGVFCSGSSIVELQLRGLKLLGSLGNQLQHLHNLKNLDVSFNNLQGEIPFGLPPNTTHINLAYNNLTQGLPFSLPLLTSLVYLNLSHNSLTGPLGNVFSGLQIKEMDLSFNNLTGDLPSSFGSLLNLTSLYLQNNRFTGSIIYLSDLPLTDLNIEDNQFSGIIPSHFQSIPHLWIWGNKFHVEPNYKPWKFPLDVIPMIQNATGYPTTESSAIMNFPRPQKVIKKKKKGIGAGSMVLLVGGVALLGTFFALFAVGMNHRRAQNLAASHRSNNSTTYTLPVSTGREFSAAPEDNPQMKRIRPPPIPQLRRVPPPPVRIDKPAGRKSFSASCQYPAYAKLFSAAELQLATDGFSEENLLGEGPIGSVYRAKLPDGQFAAVRNIPMSSLSLHEEEKFTEVLQTASKLRHPNIVTLLGFCIDNGQHLLVYEYVGHLSLYNAMHDKVYKPLSWGLRLRIAIGVARALDYLHSSFSLPIAHSDLKATNILLDEELTPRIADCGLASLRPLTSNSVKLRASEIAIQNTGYIAPEHGQPGSSGTKSDTFALGVLLLELLTGRKAFDSSRPEGEQLLVKWASTRLHDRRSLEQMIDQGIVGTFSSRVASHYADIISLCTQAEKEFRPPVSEIVEALTALIQKQNKESSSVADKTEVDPFSKSFCSTRTRFLSSPTSSHISN, translated from the exons ATGACGATCAAACGGCAATGGCGACGCCTCGCTGCAGTTATGCTCACGGCGATGCTGTTTGCGCTGGCTGAGACCGATACTGATCCGCTCGAAG TTTCGGCTCTTCAAGATGTCTACAAGTCCCTGAACGCTCCACCGCAGCTGAGAGGATGGAAACTGGAGGGAGGAGATCCATGCGGTGAAGTCTGGATGGGAGTTTTTTGTTCTGGATCGTCTATAGTAGAACT ACAACTACGAGGGTTAAAGCTTTTGGGGAGTCTTGGAAACCAGCTTCAACATCTCCACAATTTGAAGAACTT GGATGTAAGCTTCAATAACCTCCAAGGTGAAATTCCGTTTGGCTTGCCTCCAAATACTACCCACAT AAACTTGGCTTATAACAATCTGACCCAGGGTCTCCCTTTTTCCTTACCTCTTTTGACATCTCTTGTGTACCT GAATTTGAGCCATAATTCTTTAACTGGACCTCTTGGAAATGTGTTTTCTGGGCTTCAAATTAAAGAAAT GGATCTGTCATTCAATAACCTGACGGGAGATCTACCGAGCTCTTTTGGATCTCTGTTGAATCTGACTTCACT GTACCTCCAGAACAACAGGTTTACCGGATCAATCATCTATCTCTCGGATCTACCTTTAACTGACCT GAATATTGAAGATAACCAGTTCAGTGGTATTATCCCAAGTCATTTTCAGTCCATTCCTCATCTGTG GATTTGGGGAAACAAGTTCCATGTAGAGCCCAACTATAAACCGTGGAAATTCCCTTTGGATGTCATACCAATGATTCAAAATGCTACTGGCTATCCAACTACTGAGTCAAGTGCCATTATGAACTTTCCTAGACCTCAGAAGgttataaagaagaagaagaagggcaTAGGAGCAGGGAGTATGGTTTTACTGGTTGGTGGAGTGGCTTTGCTTGGAACTTTCTTTGCACTTTTCGCAGTTGGAATGAATCATCGACGAGCACAAAACCTTGCCGCTAGTCACAGAAGCAACAATAGCACAACGTACACTCTTCCAGTCAGTACAGGCCGAG AATTTTCTGCTGCACCTGAAGATAACCCACAGATGAAAAGGATCCGGCCACCGCCAATTCCTCAGCTGAGACGTGTACCTCCTCCACCTGTCAGAATCGATAAGCCAGCAGGACGAAAAAGCTTCTCTGCTTCATGCCAATATCCAGCGTATGCGAAGCTTTTCTCAGCTGCAGAGCTTCAACTAGCAACTGACGGGTTCAGTGAGGAAAACCTACTTGGAGAGGGTCCTATTGGTTCTGTTTACAGAGCAAAGTTGCCTGATGGTCAA TTTGCGGCTGTGAGAAACATCCCAATGTCTTCGCTGTCTTTACATGAAGAGGAAAAATTTACCGAAGTGCTTCAGACAGCTTCCAAACTAAGACATCCAAACATTGTGACCCTTCTCGGTTTCTGCATTGATAATGGGCAGCACCTTCTTGTCTATGAGTATGTTGGGCATTTGTCCTTGTACAATGCGATGCATGACAAAGTATACAAGCCACTTTCATGGGGTTTGCGTCTTCGCATTGCTATTGGAGTTGCCCGAGCTCTGGA CTATTTGCACTCGTCGTTTAGCCTTCCTATTGCCCATAGCGATCTGAAAGCAACAAACATTTTGCTAGACGAAGAACTTACACCTCGCATTGCTGACTGTGGGCTTGCTAGTTTGAGGCCACTTACAAGCAACAGTGTCAAGCTTCGG GCTTCAGAGATAGCGATACAAAACACTGGCTACATTGCACCAGAACATGGACAACCAGGAAGCAGTGGCACAAAGAGCGACACTTTTGCACTGGGTGTGCTACTCTTGGAACTGTTAACAGGAAGGAAAGCATTCGACAG CTCGCGACCAGAAGGAGAACAGCTACTGGTGAAATGGGCATCAACCAGACTTCATGACAGGCGAAGCTTAGAACAGATGATTGATCAAGGCATAGTCGGCACATTCTCCTCAAGAGTCGCCTCACACTACGCAGACATTATCTCCCTATGCACTCAG GCAGAGAAGGAGTTTAGACCACCGGTTTCAGAAATAGTGGAAGCACTCACTGCACTGATACAGAAACAGAACAAGGAATCAAGCAGCGTAGCAGACAAGACAGAGGTTGACCCTTTTAGCAAATCTTTCTGCTCTACACGCACACGTTTCCTCTCCTCACCTACCTCAAGCCACATCTCCAACTGA
- the LOC106446052 gene encoding protein STRUBBELIG-RECEPTOR FAMILY 2 isoform X2: MGVFCSGSSIVELQLRGLKLLGSLGNQLQHLHNLKNLDVSFNNLQGEIPFGLPPNTTHINLAYNNLTQGLPFSLPLLTSLVYLNLSHNSLTGPLGNVFSGLQIKEMDLSFNNLTGDLPSSFGSLLNLTSLYLQNNRFTGSIIYLSDLPLTDLNIEDNQFSGIIPSHFQSIPHLWIWGNKFHVEPNYKPWKFPLDVIPMIQNATGYPTTESSAIMNFPRPQKVIKKKKKGIGAGSMVLLVGGVALLGTFFALFAVGMNHRRAQNLAASHRSNNSTTYTLPVSTGREFSAAPEDNPQMKRIRPPPIPQLRRVPPPPVRIDKPAGRKSFSASCQYPAYAKLFSAAELQLATDGFSEENLLGEGPIGSVYRAKLPDGQFAAVRNIPMSSLSLHEEEKFTEVLQTASKLRHPNIVTLLGFCIDNGQHLLVYEYVGHLSLYNAMHDKVYKPLSWGLRLRIAIGVARALDYLHSSFSLPIAHSDLKATNILLDEELTPRIADCGLASLRPLTSNSVKLRASEIAIQNTGYIAPEHGQPGSSGTKSDTFALGVLLLELLTGRKAFDSSRPEGEQLLVKWASTRLHDRRSLEQMIDQGIVGTFSSRVASHYADIISLCTQAEKEFRPPVSEIVEALTALIQKQNKESSSVADKTEVDPFSKSFCSTRTRFLSSPTSSHISN; the protein is encoded by the exons ATGGGAGTTTTTTGTTCTGGATCGTCTATAGTAGAACT ACAACTACGAGGGTTAAAGCTTTTGGGGAGTCTTGGAAACCAGCTTCAACATCTCCACAATTTGAAGAACTT GGATGTAAGCTTCAATAACCTCCAAGGTGAAATTCCGTTTGGCTTGCCTCCAAATACTACCCACAT AAACTTGGCTTATAACAATCTGACCCAGGGTCTCCCTTTTTCCTTACCTCTTTTGACATCTCTTGTGTACCT GAATTTGAGCCATAATTCTTTAACTGGACCTCTTGGAAATGTGTTTTCTGGGCTTCAAATTAAAGAAAT GGATCTGTCATTCAATAACCTGACGGGAGATCTACCGAGCTCTTTTGGATCTCTGTTGAATCTGACTTCACT GTACCTCCAGAACAACAGGTTTACCGGATCAATCATCTATCTCTCGGATCTACCTTTAACTGACCT GAATATTGAAGATAACCAGTTCAGTGGTATTATCCCAAGTCATTTTCAGTCCATTCCTCATCTGTG GATTTGGGGAAACAAGTTCCATGTAGAGCCCAACTATAAACCGTGGAAATTCCCTTTGGATGTCATACCAATGATTCAAAATGCTACTGGCTATCCAACTACTGAGTCAAGTGCCATTATGAACTTTCCTAGACCTCAGAAGgttataaagaagaagaagaagggcaTAGGAGCAGGGAGTATGGTTTTACTGGTTGGTGGAGTGGCTTTGCTTGGAACTTTCTTTGCACTTTTCGCAGTTGGAATGAATCATCGACGAGCACAAAACCTTGCCGCTAGTCACAGAAGCAACAATAGCACAACGTACACTCTTCCAGTCAGTACAGGCCGAG AATTTTCTGCTGCACCTGAAGATAACCCACAGATGAAAAGGATCCGGCCACCGCCAATTCCTCAGCTGAGACGTGTACCTCCTCCACCTGTCAGAATCGATAAGCCAGCAGGACGAAAAAGCTTCTCTGCTTCATGCCAATATCCAGCGTATGCGAAGCTTTTCTCAGCTGCAGAGCTTCAACTAGCAACTGACGGGTTCAGTGAGGAAAACCTACTTGGAGAGGGTCCTATTGGTTCTGTTTACAGAGCAAAGTTGCCTGATGGTCAA TTTGCGGCTGTGAGAAACATCCCAATGTCTTCGCTGTCTTTACATGAAGAGGAAAAATTTACCGAAGTGCTTCAGACAGCTTCCAAACTAAGACATCCAAACATTGTGACCCTTCTCGGTTTCTGCATTGATAATGGGCAGCACCTTCTTGTCTATGAGTATGTTGGGCATTTGTCCTTGTACAATGCGATGCATGACAAAGTATACAAGCCACTTTCATGGGGTTTGCGTCTTCGCATTGCTATTGGAGTTGCCCGAGCTCTGGA CTATTTGCACTCGTCGTTTAGCCTTCCTATTGCCCATAGCGATCTGAAAGCAACAAACATTTTGCTAGACGAAGAACTTACACCTCGCATTGCTGACTGTGGGCTTGCTAGTTTGAGGCCACTTACAAGCAACAGTGTCAAGCTTCGG GCTTCAGAGATAGCGATACAAAACACTGGCTACATTGCACCAGAACATGGACAACCAGGAAGCAGTGGCACAAAGAGCGACACTTTTGCACTGGGTGTGCTACTCTTGGAACTGTTAACAGGAAGGAAAGCATTCGACAG CTCGCGACCAGAAGGAGAACAGCTACTGGTGAAATGGGCATCAACCAGACTTCATGACAGGCGAAGCTTAGAACAGATGATTGATCAAGGCATAGTCGGCACATTCTCCTCAAGAGTCGCCTCACACTACGCAGACATTATCTCCCTATGCACTCAG GCAGAGAAGGAGTTTAGACCACCGGTTTCAGAAATAGTGGAAGCACTCACTGCACTGATACAGAAACAGAACAAGGAATCAAGCAGCGTAGCAGACAAGACAGAGGTTGACCCTTTTAGCAAATCTTTCTGCTCTACACGCACACGTTTCCTCTCCTCACCTACCTCAAGCCACATCTCCAACTGA
- the LOC106448276 gene encoding transcription termination factor MTEF18, mitochondrial-like, which translates to MTLVRNPSRFTTLLKRLSHLSVENPFTPLSSATQKPRSFATQRTRNGIRVTPTIRKMAEEAMLDYFYSTRSLQYMVAESMSKNSPIFIENLLKKVSCVSASDINQSITKHLRFHPVNEFEPFLESSGLKPDEYTHLIPSGEIFLNELLLENHRVLCYCGVDPKKIGKIFEEARDVFGYETGVLASKIKVYEDFGFSRLFLSKLIACCPRMLVGDTDMELVRVVEKLRAIGIDSDWVMKNLSEEVSYDWSSVHCALTLLRVICNDEDELYALIKNHPRLIFESSGRWTLILSGFETKLGLSARELYSLFQKLPQMQVEKCVSNLRRCFLFLKEIDMEDDEIQKVFRSHSWWISSCTLKKTSSLLVNLKAYKTRVCKVVKENPEEMKKWTMGSKVHPLPATEVYLDSKAMKTQFLLDLGYVEGSEEMERAGKSFRGRGSELKERFEVLVRFGLDEEDVKEMVKASPNILTQASDVLETKVRFLVTELGYPLSTLVAFPSCLKFTLERMKVRFAMFAWLKARGKADPKLAVSTLLACSDKDFARYFVSRHPDGPKHLEDLKKKQQLL; encoded by the coding sequence ATGACACTCGTCCGAAACCCTAGTAGATTCACAACTCTTCTCAAACGGCTCTCACACCTCTCTGTAGAAAACCCATTTACGCCCCTAAGCTCCGCAACTCAAAAGCCTAGATCTTTCGCCACCCAGAGAACCCGAAACGGGATCCGAGTCACTCCCACCATCAGAAAAATGGCGGAGGAAGCGATGCTAGATTACTTCTACTCCACCAGGAGCTTGCAGTACATGGTAGCCGAGAGCATGAGCAAGAACAGCCCCATCTTCATCGAGAATCTACTCAAGAAGGTGAGCTGCGTCTCTGCTTCCGACATCAACCAATCCATCACCAAACATCTGAGGTTCCACCCCGTCAACGAGTTCGAGCCTTTCCTCGAGAGCTCGGGTCTCAAGCCCGATGAGTACACTCATCTCATCCCCTCTGGTGAGATCTTCTTGAACGAGCTGTTGCTTGAGAATCATCGCGTTCTGTGTTACTGTGGAGTTGACCCTAAGAAGATTGGGAAGATCTTCGAGGAGGCTAGGGATGTGTTCGGGTACGAGACTGGTGTTTTGGCGTCGAAGATTAAGGTTTATGAGGATTTTGGGTTTAGCAGGTTGTTTCTGTCGAAGCTTATCGCTTGTTGTCCGAGAATGTTGGTTGGGGATACGGATATGGAGCTTGTTAGGGTCGTGGAGAAGCTGAGAGCTATAGGGATTGATTCTGATTGGGTGATGAAGAACTTGTCAGAGGAGGTTTCTTATGATTGGAGCTCAGTGCATTGTGCTCTAACGTTGCTTAGAGTAATATGCAACGATGAGGATGAGCTTTATGCGTTAATCAAGAACCATCCGAGACTCATCTTTGAGAGCTCAGGGAGATGGACACTGATTCTCTCTGGATTCGAGACGAAACTCGGCTTATCCGCAAGAGAACTCTACTCTTTGTTTCAGAAACTCCCTCAGATGCAAGTGGAGAAATGCGTTTCGAATCTAAGAAGATGCTTCTTGTTCCTGAAAGAGATCGACATGGAGGACGACGAGATCCAAAAGGTGTTTCGGTCTCACTCGTGGTGGATTAGTTCGTGTACGTTGAAGAAAACAAGCAGCTTGCTCGTTAACTTAAAGGCTTACAAAACAAGAGTTTGTAAGGTCGTTAAAGAGAATccagaggagatgaagaaatGGACGATGGGTTCAAAAGTCCATCCCTTACCAGCCACAGAAGTGTACCTAGACTCCAAAGCGATGAAGACTCAGTTTTTGCTAGACCTCGGGTACGTGGAAGGCTCAGAGGAGATGGAGAGAGCAGGGAAGAGTTTCCGCGGGAGAGGATCCGAGCTCAAAGAGAGATTCGAAGTTCTTGTGAGGTTTGGTTTGGACGAGGAAGATGTCAAAGAGATGGTGAAAGCGTCTCCTAATATCCTCACGCAAGCAAGCGACGTGCTGGAAACTAAGGTTAGGTTCCTTGTAACGGAGTTAGGCTACCCGCTTTCGACGTTGGTGGCGTTCCCTTCGTGTTTGAAGTTCACTCTCGAGAGGATGAAGGTTAGGTTCGCGATGTTTGCGTGGCTTAAGGCTAGAGGCAAGGCGGATCCTAAGCTTGCGGTTAGTACTCTGCTCGCGTGTTCGGATAAAGACTTTGCGAGGTATTTTGTGAGCCGTCATCCTGATGGGCCTAAGCATTTGGAGGATTTGAAGAAGAAGCAACAGCTTCTTTGA
- the LOC106446054 gene encoding myb family transcription factor PHL5-like encodes MFLMQNWQSEALMDNINFDSSNASQGSRLQAQQPFHLQDVNMIHFNQSSPWTTETLSGFTPYDCTVNQYFPVQCSSSKPYPPSFHQSSSLYQSQSMVPMQPLQDQYQRSRANDFAATKASSGSYTLSFEASQDPQGLSRKTYSNSNVTPLNFSSSHHQPKQTHPRFSPPSSLSTHGGSVAPNSGAVIGTKTRIRWTQDLHEKFVACVNLLGGADKATPKAILKLMDSEGLTIFHVKSHLQKYRIVKYIPESQEGSGVQIKEALQVQLDVQRDLHEQLEIRRNLQLRIEEQGKQLKRMIEQQQKTKESLLKTPNAETSSSLSDSDHSPRPFSVQDA; translated from the exons ATGTTTCTGATGCAAAACTGGCAATCCGAGGCTCTCATGGATAACATCAACTTCGATTCCTCAAATGCTTCACAAGGAAGCCGTCTACAGGCGCAGCAGCCGTTTCATTTACAAGACGTGAATATGatccatttcaaccaatcatcTCCATGGACTACTGAAACGCTCTCGGGTTTTACTCCATACGATTGCACAGTCAATCAATATTTTCCTGTACAATGTTCATCTTCAAAGCCCTACCCTCCCTCGTTTCATCAATCTTCATCATTATACCAGTCCCAATCGATGGTTCCTATGCAACCTCTTCAGGATCAATATCAAAGATCACGCGCCAATGATTTCGCCGCAACAAAGGCTTCATCAGGCTCATACACTCTTTCTTTTGAAGCTAGTCAAGATCCACAA GGACTATCTAGGAAGACCTATAGTAACTCTAATGTAACACCACTGAATTTCTCATCATCACATCATCAACCTAAGCAAACACATCCAAGGTTTTCTCCTCCCTCTTCCTTGTCAACCCATGGAGGGTCGGTGGCGCCCAACAGTGGGGCGGTTATTGGGACCAAGACACGGATAAGGTGGACTCAAGATCTTCATGAAAAGTTCGTGGCGTGTGTAAATCTCCTTGGTGGTGCTGATA AAGCAACGCCCAAAGCGATATTGAAGCTAATGGATTCTGAAGGACTCACAATATTTCATGTTAAAAGCCACTTGCAG AAGTATAGGATTGTGAAATACATCCCTGAATCTCAGGAAG GCAGTGGAGTGCAAATTAAAGAGGCACTCCAGGTTCAACTTGACGTTCAGAGGGATCTTCATGAACAACTAGAG ATTCGACGAAACCTGCAACTGAGAATCGAAGAGCAAGGGAAACAATTGAAAAGAATGATAGAACAGCAGCAAAAGACAAAAGAGAGTCTTCTGAAGACACCAAACGCCGAAACATCATCGTCTCTCTCCGATTCCGACCATTCTCCTCGGCCTTTTTCAGTACAAGACGCCTAA
- the LOC125592785 gene encoding elongation factor 1-beta 2-like — MNSNGKAIVSDDPINSLRKKLCLRFAFRKTYIAGDKLPVDDVKVYVAVVEKPSDAFPSASNWYDCLAYHLLKVTNFGIVASSPAPAADDDDDMDPFGDETEEEKKAAEEKEGAKKDTKKPKGRKMKSAADLTRRLMKAETDVQPEALKGRRNL; from the exons ATGAATTCGAACGGGAAAGCCATAGTCTCCGATGATCCGATT AATTCTCTGAGAAAAAAACTGTGTTTGCGTTTTGCGTTTAGAAAAACCTACATCGCCGG AGATAAATTGCCTGTGGATGATGTGAAGGTTTACGTTGCCGTTGTGGAGAAACCCAGCGATGCTTTCCCCAGTGCTAGCAATTGGTACGATTGCCTTGCTTACCATCTGCTAAAAG TAACAAATTTTGGAATTGTTGCATCTTCTCCC GCACCTGCAGCTGATGACGATGATGACATGGATCCTTTTGGTGATGAGActgaggaagaaaagaaagctGCAGAGGAGAAGGAGGGTGCTAAGAAGGACACCAAAAAGCCCAAAG GGAGGAAGATGAAAAGCGCAGCTGATCTCACAAGAAGATTGATGAAAGCTGAGACAGATGTGCAACCTGAGGCATTAAAAGGTAGAAGAAACCTTTGA
- the BNAC09G48790D gene encoding uncharacterized protein BNAC09G48790D translates to MSVPLKSTFSMSSSQCSSSSSQKSSSVKLKSLIQILIITQVCRLIRKISRASSILVRVLRKKQYNLLSMSCSFYPKRTSKKQKNNIFFGSFRLHYNFCSSHVVPVSAPVRLPEELYLAHLQYDSTWESMHSTEFIDGLGDDVGDEIQEPSQLSSYLKQLEDDKAKDGKEEEEEEEEEEGKEMKMMNQIDKLADMFIAYSHEKFMLEKVDSYRRFQEMLNTSS, encoded by the coding sequence ATGTCAGTACCACTCAAATCAACGTTTTCCATGTCTTCTTCTCAatgttcatcttcatcttcacaaAAATCAAGCTCTGTGAAACTGAAGTCCCTAATCCAAATTCTAATCATCACTCAAGTTTGTCGACTAATCCGAAAAATCTCTAGAGCTTCATCCATTCTTGTTAGAGTCTTGAGGAAGAAGCAATACAATCTTTTGTCAATGTCTTGTTCGTTCTATCCAAAAAGAACCTccaagaaacaaaagaataatATATTCTTCGGCTCCTTCAGACTTCATTACAACTTTTGCTCTTCTCACGTGGTGCCTGTCTCTGCCCCGGTGCGTCTCCCTGAAGAACTCTACTTGGCTCATCTACAATACGACTCTACTTGGGAGTCAATGCATTCGACTGAGTTTATTGATGGTCTAGGAGATGATGTTGGTGATGAAATTCAAGAACCATCTCAGCTCTCTAGCTATCTAAAACAGCTTGAGGATGATAAAGCTAAAGatggcaaagaagaagaagaagaagaagaagaagaagaggggaaagagatgaagatgatgaatcaGATTGATAAACTGGCTGATATGTTTATTGCATATAGTCATGAGAAGTTCATGTTGGAGAAGGTTGATTCGTATAGGAGATTTCAAGAAATGCTGAATACTAGCAGTTGA
- the LOC106446050 gene encoding protein EMSY-LIKE 2: MEVEIHILEQEAYCAVLRAFKAQSDAISWEKESMITELRKELRVSDDEHRELLTSVHNDDIIKRIREWRQGVVRHANNQSLDVLPSPAYSASRKKQKTFQSYPSMGSTRSRSFNNHLVSGAVSAANEPAEALIGRKVWTKWPEDNSFYEAVVTHYNAVEGRHALVYDLNTANETWEWVDLKEIPPQDIRWGGEENGAALNAGHGSRRTLSNGGLGRLPMTQPRRDHLVAQNGGGRKLFDEIELFNTDSLVKEVERVFDSNLPDPHELDKAKKLLKEHEQALVSAIARLADASDFESDGEEAYMHELPVHEG, from the exons ATGGAAGTGGAGATTCATATACTTGAGCAGGAAGCTTACTGTGCTGTGTTAAGGGCTTTTAAAGCTCAGTCTGATGCAATCTCTTGG GAAAAAGAAAGCATGATAACCGAGCTGCGTAAAGAACTGAGAGTATCTGATGACGAACACCGAGAACTCTTGACCAGTGTCCATAACGACGACATTATCAAAAGGATAAG GGAGTGGAGACAGGGAGTTGTTAGGCATGCAAATAACCAGTCGCTTGATGTTCTTCCTAGTCCGGCTTACTCAGCTTCTCGGAAGAAGCAGAAGACGTTTCAATCG TATCCATCTATGGGTTCTACTAGAAGTAGGTCATTCAATAACCATCTAGTGTCTGGTGCCGTGTCAGCAGCCAATGAGCCTGCGGAAGCTCTAATTGGAAGAAAAGTGTGGACGAAATGGCCTGAAGACAACAGCTTTTATGAAGCAGTGGTCACACATTACAATGCAGTTGAG GGTCGCCATGCGTTGGTATATGACTTAAACACAGCGAATGAAACATGGGAATGGGTTGATCTTAAGGAG ATTCCACCGCAAGATATAAGATGGGGTGGAGAGGAGAATGGGGCAGCTTTAAATGCAGGACATGGGAGTCGAAGAACCTTAAGCAATGGTGGTCTAGGGAGATTGCCAATGACTCAGCCAAGAAGAGACCATCTAGTAGCACAAAACGGTGGCGGGAGGAAGCTTTTCGATGAGATCGAACTGTTCAACACAGACTCGCTTGTGAAAGAG GTGGAGAGAGTTTTTGATTCTAATCTTCCTGACCCGCACGAGCTTGATAAGGCCAAGAAGCTACTCAAG GAACATGAACAGGCGCTTGTTTCTGCCATTGCAAGGCTTGCGGATGCTTCTGATTTCGAAAGCG ATGGAGAAGAAGCGTATATGCATGAGCTTCCAGTGCATGAGGGATAA